The segment TAATGCCGAGAAGTTATGGGTGAAAGTTCATTGAATTTTATTGAAAACGTTAAATGAAAGTTCTAAATTTTTCACGTTTTCTTTCAAATCCGTTGACAACTTTTTGGAATAAGGTTAAGCTCATTTTTGTATATTGTTAACTGTTAACAATTCAGAATATTTTATCCGGTAAAGGGGATTACTGAATGGGGATTGAAAAACGCGGCATAAGCGACCAGGTCCTTAGGCATTTGCGCAGGAAAATCATGCTGAATGAAATCCAGGAAGGAGGGTATTTGCGGGAAACGGAGCTTTCAATTGAATTGAATGTCAGTAGAGGCCCTATTCGGGAAGCGCTGGCAAAATTGGAGGCAGAAAACCTGGTGAAGAAAAATTCGAACGGCCGGACTGTGGTTAAAAAATTCGGCTTGAAGGATATTGCCAATCTGTACGACAGCAGAATTTTACTGGAGAGCCATGCGCTTACTCAAATTGAGAAAGACGTGCTGGAGAATAAGAAAGACTTGCTGTACCGGTATGTTGATCAGATGCAGGAATCGTACGAACGGAGATCCAGAAACGTGGATTCCGATTTGGCGTTTCACGGTTTGCTGGTCCATATGACGAAAAATAATACCTTGATCCAGCTTTGGACTTCTTTAAGCGGGATGCTCGAAACACTTATTGAAATCACCAATGAGTATACAGAGCCGCAGCAGCAAGAGATCATTCACGACCACATCCTACTGGCGGATGCGCTTGTTGCTGGAGACGTTGAAAAAGCGCAGGAATTGCTCACCATCCATTTGAAAGAAGCATCGGAATACTTTTGTGACGCAGTACAAAAACTAAGCACTGGAGGAATAAAACATGCCTGAAAAAGTGAAATGCGCCATTATCGGTTCAGGGAATATTGGAATCGATCTCATGTATAAATTATTGCGGAGCGACATGCTGGAACCGACTGTCATGGTGGGAATCGATCCGGATTCAAAAGGATTGCAGCTGGCAAAAGAACATGGAATGGTGCCGATCTACAACAGCATCGAAGGTTTTATAGAGCAGCATGAACTTGCGGATATTGTATTTGAAGCCACTTCCGCAAAAGCCCATGCCTATAATGCACCAATATTGAAGAAGCTGGGGAAAAAAGCGATTGATCTGACACCGGCTGCAGTGGGTCCTTTCCTGGTTCCTTCTGTGAATTTGAATGAGGAAGATATTCAACAGCTGGACAATGTGAATATGGTAACTTGCGGCGGCCAGGCGACTGTGCCGA is part of the Planococcus shenhongbingii genome and harbors:
- a CDS encoding GntR family transcriptional regulator, which produces MGIEKRGISDQVLRHLRRKIMLNEIQEGGYLRETELSIELNVSRGPIREALAKLEAENLVKKNSNGRTVVKKFGLKDIANLYDSRILLESHALTQIEKDVLENKKDLLYRYVDQMQESYERRSRNVDSDLAFHGLLVHMTKNNTLIQLWTSLSGMLETLIEITNEYTEPQQQEIIHDHILLADALVAGDVEKAQELLTIHLKEASEYFCDAVQKLSTGGIKHA